The sequence below is a genomic window from Silene latifolia isolate original U9 population chromosome 7, ASM4854445v1, whole genome shotgun sequence.
TAAATGACATAGCAATTTAGTCATTCACTGGCCCCTATTCTAAAACCATTGAAACAGTTTGGGAGTTCACCATTCTGTTCTAGGGGTATTACCATGGCGCAATGCTAGTAAGTGGGCAGTGATTGCTAGTCCAAATTATTCATACTTCTTTCATAACATACCTCCAAACAGCCCTAGTACCGCGCTACTGCCCACATGAAGTATGCTCTGGATTCTGGAAGATGATGTGAAAATTTTTGACATATTTTCTTTCTGTGTTCAGGTCACTAATACACCGTGGGGTGAACAAGTAACATTTGTTTTCAATCCAAGCTCTGATGTGGTTGCGAAAGCATTACATGTTAGTCCATTCATGGTAATTTCCTCAGCCTATTTTGGTGTTCTTGCTTTGCATTCCGCTATGACGACTTAATGCTATGCCATTCACTTTTAGTAGAGATCCAGCAGATGAGGCAAGGGGATTTAGTGTTAAGGGATGCTTTATGATGTGGAAATATGGGTTAGCTTGATGCAAAAAATTTAAGGTCAAGTCTTGTTTAGAAAATCTGAATCGTTATTTGTAAAATAAAAGAAATTTACGAACCTAAAAAGAACTATAAGAAGATTAAGAACTAGAAACATGTAATCTAGGAAGTTGCAGAAAAACATGATGTGTCCATGAATTCACGCATTGTGAAATAGAAGAAAATGAGATCGCTTTCTCTAGTATTGGGTATCCAGAAGACCAGAAACACTCATCTCCATGAATGTAGGGAAAATAGTGACTTACAGAAAGGATTTTTATCAGCTAAAACTTATCTGTTGCGCCTATGTACTGTACTGATGAACGAGCTACCTGCATGATGTTTCATTATTTAGTCCAACGACATGTTATCACTAAAAACAATTTTCTTACATCTGCTGTCATTCAAGTTTCAATCTGTTAAAAGTGTGGCTCATTTGGAATTGTTCAGGATATGCTGGGGAATTGGAACATTAAGGCCACTGTGCCTGGTAATGATCTGTCTGTAGTAATTTCAGTCCAGCATCCacattttggagatcatttctgtGCGATTTTAAAAGCCAAAAGAGTGGACTCGTCTGTTGCTTCTGATCATATGCTATATTTCTGGTTGATGCCTCACAAAGTCGCTATCTGGATATATTGGCATGTAAGTGATACTCCTTTGAGGCCAAACCCTGATTTCTTTTACTCTTTCTGTGGCAACCTTATATTTGATTACTGTTGAATTGATCAGAGAATCATAGGTTGACTATCATTGAATTTATGTAACAGATGTCTTCTGACATGAGCATACTAAGACGGACCAACATTCCTTAATAGTTGATTCTAAGTTAACCAAGTGCTGTGAGCCTGTGAGTGCAGTGGAGCGCGGGTCACCCTCAAAGCATGCAATGGCATGAATTGCGAGGTCCCAGGTTCGACGGCAGTACGCGGTTATTGCACGGGGACCTTCGGGGTCTGTTAAAATAGAGTGCCGGCTTACCGTGTTGTCGCGTATCTCTCGGGGTTTGGTCTCTCAAAGGTGTATCGCCCTAGGCTGCTAATGAGAGACGTTCCTCGTTACCAAAAAAATAGTTGATTCTACGTATGCTCACACATAGGACGACGACGTGTTTGTCCTTAAACTTTTTAACCTCAACAGTATCTTTCTAATTTTTCAGTTGACCCCTTTCTTAAATGTGCAGGCACTTAAGCTTTGGTGGAAGGGAGTTCCTTTCGTTCAACATCCTAGGTATGCCAATACTGGATACAGGGAGGAAGCTTCATCAAGGGATCAGTTGCTAAAGTGCGGTATGGCCCGCAACTTCAAAACCAATGGTGGCTGCTCGAGAGATTCTGGTAATTTGGCAGGAGATCATCAGTTTAGTTGGACTGATGCAAAATGGCCTTGGTCTTGAAATGCACGTTATGTTGCTCAAATTCTTTAGATTCCTATTTCTGACTATTTACAAGTATCCCATGTCGAATCATCAAGCATCAACATATGTTTAAGGATTATACCAAGAAGTTGCCAATTCAATGATCCATGGGCATGGCAACATTAAATCGACAATCAGGTCAACCGGGACATTACCTAGGCTCTCTGTTTATAAGGTCCTTCAGACGTAAGGTACGCAAGAGGCCCTTCAGGCCGAATCTCATTCTTGTATTTTGTTTCTCTGCGTACTTATTTGTGAAAAAAATACTGCATCTCCACTTTCTCGCAAATCCTCGTGTTAAAAGAGTTTTACAGTTTCTGTACTTCTAGGAGGATTGAAATTCATTGTATAAGAGGCTTTTCATGTAGGAAGTCGTGTAAAAGCAAAGAGTCGGTAGAACTCGCATGAGGTCTATCTACGTTTTCATGCAAAGCTGAACCTCCCAACATATTGTAGCGCTTGAATACAATTGGGATAATGTAAGACAACTCTGCAGCGCAATTTCCTGAAATAGATGTCATTTGCTATTTCTCTTTATTCATTTTTACTAGGTCAAATGGAAGAATTTGTGCAAGTCCAAAGCAGAAGAGGAGTTTAAGGTTTTGCCATTCCGAGGCTTTTTCTAACTTTCATATTGAATGACGTCCTTGAATTCTCTAGCGTCTGAAGGTATTATGGAGGTAACTTGGGACACATATTTCGCGTAATCTTTTGGAGGCTACGTGGGTGATAAAAAATGGCGTATTGTCAGTTAGCAGGTGATGGGTGATGTGTACGTTTTCTGCAAGACCGTGCGTTCTTACGTGCCCCCCTGTGGTTGGCCCTCTTGTATTAGTTATAACGACGGTGCTGGAACTCGGTGAAAATAAGAAAGGGTCTTGACCGTTCTCGAACGGAGTAAATTGTAACAATTCAAGTTTACACCAGTGAATGCGAGATAAGATAAAATGTGCAAATGCCGTGTTTTTTGACAGTGAGATGCTTAAATAGTTGGAATGGACATAAAAATGGTGGCTACTGGCTAGACTTAGGTTAGCTACTTGTCTTAGGCTACCAATTGATGATAGTCTATATGAAACGCACTACTCTCTGTTTGCCTTGTTTTGGGTTTACCCTATATCAGGTTATCATGCACCTACAGGTAGAGGTGTACAACGTGGCGGGCTGTGGCGAGCTAGCACGGCCCAGCCCATGTTTGTGGGCCGAAAATGATGGGCTGGTCAGCACACAGCACAGCCCAGCCCGGTCATCCCCTAGTGCCGGGCTAGTGCCACAACTTTCTTGGCCCGGTCGAGTCCAAGCACAATAAAAAATATACAAAGGCCCACCGAGCCCAACCCAGCACTAGCCCGCTACTTAGTGGGCCGGTCTAGTGCCAGACAAAACTGGCCCAGCACTGGTTAAGTAATGTAACCATGTAGGCTATATGGTTACATTATTTGAGCCTCTGATTTAACAACTCTATGGAATTCGACCAACTCGTCTTCTAATTTTGCCCTCTTATGCTGGCATCGTGAAAAGTTGGAAGGGAAAGCGGCGAAAAAAATAGGAGCGGCGAAAAACTAGGAGGGTTATATTTGTCAATGTCGGAATCATAAAAGTTGCGTATGAATGGTATGATTGAGCTACAGATTTTGGTAACATAAAAAAGATCACGGGCATGCGATATTTATCACAGTTTccgtatcttttttttttttttttacatagaACGAGTAACAGTTGTTCCAACTCTTCTGCCATTAGGGCCAATATATGATCCAACAACCCATGAAAGACCCAAGAAAAAACTACATTTCACGGATTTCATGTAATAAGCCCCATTTGACATTTTTCTTCTCATCAAAGGGGTCAAAGACGGTATTGTTCTTACATGTACGTGATTTACTTAACTATTATGTTGATTTTCAAGAATGGCATGATGTGGAAAAGTTATAGAAATAGTAGATGAGATGAAAGAGTAAAATTTGTACATGAACGAGCAATTATGTTGTTTGAAATGGGGGAGTAAGAAATATCCGAGCAAACAAATGATGTGAATGACTAGATATAGCATGAATATCCCAAATAATAGGTAACGTGAATAGCTGGATCTTCAAGCCTGATCACAACTCACACA
It includes:
- the LOC141592711 gene encoding uncharacterized protein LOC141592711 — protein: MELLYLLLSIISSSLTSLALSLLLPFRLIIRRFFPTLFSDNYSPTLYEGDVWHERRRPVRHSFHYNVRYALFDLDRASQLRSPSSNYLSADAARKIAGTFGLVQLLTIPASVGYEQNPLSVYYCYDFEGTESKLKKCIAQVTNTPWGEQVTFVFNPSSDVVAKALHVSPFMDMLGNWNIKATVPGNDLSVVISVQHPHFGDHFCAILKAKRVDSSVASDHMLYFWLMPHKVAIWIYWHALKLWWKGVPFVQHPRYANTGYREEASSRDQLLKCGMARNFKTNGGCSRDSGNLAGDHQFSWTDAKWPWS